Proteins co-encoded in one Halorussus lipolyticus genomic window:
- a CDS encoding DUF7565 family protein, whose product MSDWECGIDGCAEEFADVEEAIVHQTTDHKRRECKVCGSVVPDGYFAIRHAFNEHSRAEYVRAYGASAAEVRQRERVRDAIEDEADLQQVVNRLDEVTGGL is encoded by the coding sequence ATGAGTGATTGGGAGTGCGGCATCGACGGTTGCGCCGAGGAGTTTGCGGACGTAGAGGAGGCCATCGTTCACCAGACGACCGACCACAAGCGCCGCGAGTGCAAGGTATGTGGCTCAGTAGTTCCCGATGGCTACTTCGCCATCCGCCACGCGTTCAACGAACACTCGCGGGCCGAGTACGTCCGGGCCTATGGCGCGAGCGCCGCCGAGGTCCGCCAGCGAGAGCGCGTCCGGGACGCCATCGAGGACGAGGCCGACCTCCAGCAGGTAGTGAACCGACTGGACGAAGTGACCGGCGGCCTCTGA
- a CDS encoding GNAT family N-acetyltransferase, with protein sequence MYVRGAKNREEVWLLDHIEAMGLDDTAFRSRDYVVAIDETSGQKAGFGRIRIHKTDERELCELTSIGVLESWRRQGVGAHVVERLVEQARDHGFEVVFSLTSATDYLAQFGFRGVEASDLPERLRERLETKRENLDPEAVGMALEVEAFVMPDRLRERFKSAQPHEEEPEPEESPEDFGIDPKEATYKYDTGD encoded by the coding sequence ATGTACGTCCGGGGCGCGAAAAACAGAGAGGAGGTCTGGCTGTTAGACCACATCGAGGCGATGGGTCTCGACGATACCGCGTTCCGTTCCCGCGACTACGTGGTCGCCATCGACGAGACCTCCGGTCAGAAGGCGGGATTCGGCCGCATCCGAATCCACAAGACCGACGAGCGGGAACTCTGTGAACTCACCAGCATCGGGGTCCTCGAATCGTGGCGCAGGCAGGGAGTCGGCGCGCACGTCGTGGAGCGACTGGTCGAACAGGCCCGCGACCACGGTTTCGAGGTGGTCTTCTCGCTGACCAGCGCGACAGACTACCTCGCCCAGTTCGGCTTCCGGGGCGTCGAGGCCAGCGACCTGCCAGAACGACTCCGCGAGCGCCTCGAAACCAAGCGTGAGAACCTCGACCCGGAAGCGGTCGGGATGGCGCTCGAAGTCGAGGCGTTCGTGATGCCCGACCGACTCCGCGAGCGGTTCAAGAGCGCCCAACCCCACGAGGAGGAACCCGAACCCGAGGAGTCGCCCGAGGACTTCGGCATCGACCCCAAAGAGGCGACCTACAAGTACGATACCGGCGACTGA
- a CDS encoding ferredoxin--NADP reductase, giving the protein MDGTAVAVRAVESVGTDTIALTLETPAAFDAEPGQFVQLAGTVDGEEITRHYTLSSPDTDETFEVTVEVDPEGTLSPYLAGLEPGETVEVAGPFGDSYYEAEENVVLLAGGPGVGPAVGIGERAQREDATVTVVYEDADPAHEQRLTDLAVGGATVVITDDVSSEEVLEVLADAGGQTFIYGFADFLDRATAALDAANVDADDAKTENFGPAPDSE; this is encoded by the coding sequence ATGGACGGAACTGCGGTCGCGGTTCGAGCGGTCGAGTCGGTCGGAACGGACACCATCGCGCTGACGCTGGAGACGCCGGCGGCGTTCGACGCCGAACCGGGCCAGTTCGTGCAACTCGCTGGAACGGTCGATGGCGAGGAGATAACGCGCCACTACACCCTCTCGTCGCCGGACACAGACGAGACCTTCGAGGTCACGGTCGAGGTTGACCCCGAGGGGACGCTCAGTCCCTACCTCGCGGGCCTCGAACCCGGCGAGACGGTCGAAGTCGCGGGTCCCTTCGGCGACTCCTACTACGAGGCCGAGGAGAACGTCGTCCTCCTCGCGGGTGGGCCGGGCGTCGGTCCCGCGGTCGGCATCGGCGAGCGAGCACAGCGAGAGGACGCGACTGTCACCGTGGTCTACGAGGACGCCGACCCGGCCCACGAACAGCGCCTGACCGACCTCGCGGTCGGCGGCGCAACGGTGGTCATCACCGACGACGTGAGTAGCGAGGAGGTCTTGGAGGTCCTCGCCGACGCGGGTGGCCAGACGTTCATCTACGGGTTCGCCGACTTCTTGGACCGGGCCACTGCGGCGCTCGACGCGGCCAACGTGGACGCCGACGACGCCAAGACCGAGAACTTCGGTCCTGCGCCCGACTCGGAGTAG
- the mce gene encoding methylmalonyl-CoA epimerase encodes MHIDHVGIATDDAEDLAELYADLFDAPVAHEERFDGLRVVFLDFGDSYFELLEPLEGGTVQKYLDANGPGIHHVALATDDIESALDTARNHGVELIDDEPRPGAWGHDVAFLHPKSTGGILIEFVEH; translated from the coding sequence ATGCACATCGACCACGTCGGAATCGCAACCGACGACGCCGAGGACCTCGCCGAACTGTACGCCGACCTGTTCGACGCGCCGGTCGCCCACGAGGAGCGATTCGACGGCCTCCGAGTCGTCTTCCTCGACTTTGGCGACAGCTACTTCGAACTCCTCGAACCCCTCGAAGGCGGAACCGTCCAGAAGTACCTCGACGCCAACGGGCCGGGCATCCACCACGTCGCGCTCGCTACCGACGACATCGAGTCCGCGCTCGACACCGCCCGAAATCACGGCGTCGAACTCATCGACGACGAACCCCGGCCCGGCGCGTGGGGCCACGACGTGGCGTTTCTCCACCCCAAATCGACGGGTGGCATCCTCATCGAGTTCGTAGAACACTGA
- a CDS encoding aminotransferase class V-fold PLP-dependent enzyme — MNPTDLRDAIPALDRTTYMNTGAAGPSPARVVEAIEECVEYHEYEAPAEEGMYPCAFDVFDRTRETVADHFGVDAAEIALTQSTTDGINRIAAALDWERGDTVVRTDLEHSSGILPWKRLKRQGVEIEVVETEDGRLDLDVIQEAVRDAKLVCLSSLTWTHGTQLPVSEVADIAHDHGALVLADAVQSPGQMPLNLAEWGADFSAGAGHKWLLGPFGAGFVHVSPGVEDLLEPAHIGYRSVEDPNAEEYAYEPGAHRLEVGTVSPAPYAGLAEAIETIEDVGYDAIQRRIETLTDHLKEGIADAESARLLSPREYESGLVTFAVDDPDPEAFVDELADDGIQIRALPYPENAVRASIHVFNTEDDVDELVAWL, encoded by the coding sequence GTGAATCCGACCGACCTCAGGGACGCGATTCCGGCGCTCGACCGCACGACCTACATGAACACCGGGGCCGCGGGGCCGAGTCCGGCGCGAGTGGTCGAGGCCATCGAGGAGTGCGTCGAGTACCACGAGTACGAAGCGCCCGCCGAGGAGGGGATGTACCCCTGCGCGTTCGACGTGTTCGACCGGACGCGCGAGACGGTGGCCGACCACTTCGGCGTGGACGCGGCCGAAATCGCGCTGACCCAGAGTACCACCGACGGCATCAATCGCATCGCGGCGGCGCTCGACTGGGAGCGCGGCGACACCGTGGTCCGGACCGACCTCGAACACTCGTCGGGAATCCTGCCGTGGAAGCGCCTCAAGCGACAGGGCGTCGAGATTGAGGTGGTCGAGACCGAGGACGGTCGCCTCGATTTGGACGTGATACAGGAGGCGGTCCGGGACGCGAAACTCGTCTGCCTGAGTTCACTGACGTGGACCCACGGCACCCAACTCCCCGTCTCTGAAGTCGCCGACATCGCTCACGACCACGGCGCACTGGTGCTGGCCGACGCCGTGCAGTCGCCCGGCCAGATGCCCCTGAACCTCGCGGAGTGGGGCGCGGACTTCTCTGCGGGTGCCGGACACAAGTGGCTCCTCGGCCCCTTCGGCGCGGGGTTCGTTCACGTCAGTCCCGGCGTCGAGGACCTCCTCGAACCGGCCCACATCGGCTATCGGAGCGTCGAGGACCCCAACGCCGAGGAGTACGCCTACGAACCCGGCGCACATCGCTTGGAGGTCGGCACCGTCTCGCCCGCGCCCTACGCCGGACTCGCAGAGGCCATCGAGACCATCGAAGACGTGGGCTACGACGCGATTCAGCGCCGAATCGAGACCCTGACCGACCACCTCAAGGAAGGCATCGCGGACGCCGAATCCGCCCGCCTGCTGAGTCCTCGCGAGTACGAGTCGGGCCTCGTCACCTTCGCCGTGGACGACCCCGACCCGGAGGCGTTCGTGGACGAGTTGGCCGACGACGGGATTCAGATTCGGGCGCTCCCCTACCCCGAGAACGCGGTTCGGGCGTCGATTCACGTCTTCAACACCGAGGACGACGTGGACGAACTAGTCGCGTGGCTCTGA
- a CDS encoding ABC transporter substrate-binding protein: MGDDNPEFETGRRSFLQASGAGAVALSLPGAADAEERGAVRDTDESILTEPTDVDAQNVQEGGVFVMGMGQQPRGLNPLSTSSAYSWAILDLVYQGGTTVDPVEFEVRPNIYTDWTVEVPDGQAEPQPDVYFNVREGLTWTDGEDLTVEDVIFTYDYMKEQEPGRYASAIQPINTVEKASQGDWDVHMKLDKPIGTYASNQLAVPILPQHVWSDVSDYRQYSPAQNDGPVGVGPGTVTRYEQSTAVEVEFRDDYPLGDLGWREDVDRLVSGGPFLDAVRFKIFGSDSALQQAFLRGNIDSLYDSINVANIPKVEENQGQSFVQGYDTGFGYFAYNMRRVPLDDATFRQATSMVFDDYFWTERLQQGYSYMGDFVMPPGYTAVRPESAVEDAELLNAPETNAFEFRQKEPGVPDYEGIRTFLTEGKVIDGDEGEYVGKQYPGTLTGVTGGQSKGKHDYSFGPVQSETLRQKQGVEDEIRVNGKTIPEIMGGPIEVLLYPAKDTPKLAKMTTRWVDMMNRLGIPAVTKVMTFNTMLGRVYSQEDFDIYPMGWSDLSPFATGTLYNIFHSDNADDHSELEGYDEKNTTTQLNNAMGYGLGDAGADDLISRARTTMEAEKRNQIARKAVERIYLDFPYQVYGYDKVMWPVNSGEFAGFVPEIPGPGAANLPVQMMQIHQSGGGNGGGGGNSGGGGNSSS; encoded by the coding sequence ATGGGTGACGATAACCCAGAGTTCGAAACCGGTCGGCGTAGCTTTCTACAAGCAAGCGGTGCGGGCGCAGTCGCACTGTCACTCCCCGGCGCGGCGGACGCCGAGGAGCGCGGCGCGGTACGAGACACGGACGAGTCAATCCTGACGGAGCCGACGGACGTGGACGCTCAGAACGTCCAAGAGGGCGGCGTCTTCGTCATGGGGATGGGCCAACAGCCGAGAGGACTGAATCCACTTTCGACCTCCTCGGCGTACTCGTGGGCGATTCTGGACCTCGTGTATCAGGGCGGGACCACGGTGGACCCGGTGGAGTTCGAGGTCCGGCCAAACATCTACACGGACTGGACCGTCGAGGTCCCCGACGGGCAGGCCGAACCGCAACCGGACGTGTACTTCAACGTCCGGGAGGGCCTGACGTGGACCGACGGCGAGGACCTCACCGTCGAGGACGTGATATTCACCTACGACTACATGAAAGAGCAGGAGCCGGGGCGGTACGCCTCGGCCATTCAGCCCATCAACACGGTCGAGAAGGCCTCGCAGGGCGACTGGGACGTACACATGAAACTCGACAAGCCCATCGGGACCTACGCGAGCAACCAACTCGCGGTGCCGATTCTGCCCCAGCACGTCTGGTCCGACGTGAGCGACTACCGCCAGTACTCGCCGGCCCAGAACGACGGACCGGTGGGCGTCGGTCCGGGGACGGTCACTCGGTACGAGCAATCGACCGCGGTCGAAGTCGAGTTCCGGGACGACTACCCGCTGGGTGACCTCGGTTGGCGGGAGGACGTGGACCGACTCGTGTCGGGCGGTCCCTTCCTCGATGCGGTCCGGTTCAAGATATTCGGGAGCGACTCGGCGCTCCAGCAGGCCTTCCTCCGCGGAAACATCGACAGTCTCTACGACTCCATCAACGTCGCCAACATCCCGAAGGTCGAGGAGAATCAGGGCCAGTCGTTCGTGCAGGGGTACGACACTGGCTTCGGCTACTTCGCGTACAACATGCGCCGGGTGCCGCTGGACGACGCCACCTTCCGGCAGGCGACTTCGATGGTGTTCGACGACTACTTCTGGACCGAACGACTCCAGCAGGGCTACTCCTACATGGGCGACTTCGTGATGCCACCGGGGTACACCGCGGTCCGGCCCGAATCCGCAGTCGAGGACGCCGAACTGCTGAACGCGCCCGAGACCAACGCCTTCGAGTTCCGCCAGAAGGAACCGGGCGTCCCCGACTACGAGGGGATTCGAACCTTCCTCACCGAGGGGAAGGTCATCGACGGCGACGAGGGCGAGTACGTCGGCAAGCAGTATCCCGGAACCCTGACGGGCGTCACGGGCGGGCAGTCGAAGGGTAAACACGACTACAGTTTCGGACCGGTCCAGTCGGAGACCCTGCGCCAGAAGCAGGGCGTCGAGGACGAAATTCGGGTCAACGGCAAGACCATCCCCGAAATCATGGGCGGTCCCATCGAGGTCCTGCTCTACCCGGCCAAGGACACGCCCAAACTGGCCAAGATGACGACCCGGTGGGTGGACATGATGAACAGACTCGGGATTCCGGCCGTCACGAAGGTCATGACGTTCAACACGATGCTCGGCCGGGTCTACTCCCAAGAGGACTTCGACATCTACCCGATGGGGTGGAGCGACCTCTCGCCGTTCGCCACGGGGACCCTCTACAACATCTTCCACTCCGACAACGCCGACGACCACTCCGAACTCGAAGGCTACGACGAGAAGAACACCACGACCCAACTCAACAACGCGATGGGGTACGGACTCGGCGACGCCGGGGCCGACGACCTCATCTCGCGGGCCAGAACCACCATGGAAGCCGAGAAGCGCAACCAAATCGCCCGCAAGGCGGTCGAGCGAATCTATCTGGACTTCCCGTATCAGGTGTACGGCTACGACAAGGTGATGTGGCCGGTGAACTCCGGGGAGTTCGCCGGGTTCGTCCCGGAGATTCCGGGTCCGGGTGCCGCGAACCTCCCGGTACAGATGATGCAGATTCACCAGTCCGGCGGCGGAAATGGCGGCGGTGGCGGAAATAGCGGTGGCGGCGGCAACAGCAGTAGCTAA
- a CDS encoding acyl-CoA mutase large subunit family protein, translating to MFDSDDLEEIRSAREEWEDETVGPTVERFGERKDEFTTDTGGQEVERIYTPNDVADLDYDDDLGFPGEEPYTRGVYSTMHRGRLWTMRQYAGFGTPEETNERFEYLIENGSSGLSMAFDLPTQMGYDSDADMAAGEVGKSGVAIDSLHDMETVFDGIPLDEVSTSMTINAPASVLLAMYIAVGDKQGVDREELRGTIQNDLLKEYIARNTYIYPPEPSMRIITDIFEFCADETPKFNTISISGYHIREAGATAAQELAFTLGNGIEYVEAAMDAGLDVDDFAPQLSFFFNAHNNILEEVAKFRAARRMWATIMEERFDAQNPKSKQLKFHTQTAGSTLTAQQVDNNIVRVAYQALAAVLGGTQSLHTNGKDEALALPTEDSVRTALRTQQILAHESGAADTIDPLAGSYYIESLTDDVEDDAFDLLDTVDEKGGMLQAIEDQWVQRQIQDIAYERQREIEEKERVIVGVNEFEVDEEPEVDIQEVTEEEEQKQIDHLNAVKDDRDDEEVEAKLDALREAAEGDENVMPYIIDAVKAYATVGEICGVFRDTFGEYRPGAAV from the coding sequence ATGTTCGACTCGGACGACCTCGAGGAGATACGCTCGGCGCGCGAGGAGTGGGAGGACGAGACGGTCGGTCCCACGGTCGAGCGGTTCGGCGAGCGCAAAGACGAGTTCACCACGGACACGGGCGGCCAAGAGGTAGAGCGCATCTACACCCCCAACGACGTGGCGGACTTGGACTACGACGACGACCTCGGTTTCCCCGGCGAGGAACCCTACACGCGCGGGGTCTACTCCACGATGCACCGCGGTCGGCTCTGGACCATGCGCCAGTACGCCGGGTTCGGCACGCCCGAGGAGACCAACGAGCGATTCGAGTACCTCATCGAGAACGGGTCGTCGGGCCTCTCGATGGCGTTCGACCTGCCGACCCAGATGGGCTACGACTCCGACGCCGACATGGCCGCGGGCGAGGTGGGCAAGTCGGGCGTCGCCATCGACTCGCTCCACGACATGGAAACCGTCTTCGACGGCATCCCGCTCGACGAGGTGAGTACGTCGATGACCATCAACGCGCCCGCCTCGGTCCTGCTGGCGATGTACATCGCTGTCGGCGACAAGCAGGGCGTCGATAGGGAGGAGCTACGCGGCACTATCCAGAACGACCTGCTGAAAGAGTACATCGCGCGGAACACCTACATCTACCCGCCGGAACCCTCGATGCGCATCATCACCGACATCTTCGAGTTCTGCGCCGACGAGACCCCGAAGTTCAACACCATCTCCATCTCCGGCTACCACATCCGAGAGGCCGGAGCCACCGCGGCCCAAGAACTCGCGTTCACGCTCGGGAACGGCATCGAGTACGTCGAGGCCGCGATGGACGCCGGTCTCGACGTGGACGACTTCGCCCCGCAACTCTCCTTTTTCTTCAACGCTCACAACAACATTCTGGAGGAGGTCGCCAAGTTCCGCGCGGCCCGCCGGATGTGGGCCACGATTATGGAGGAGCGATTCGACGCCCAGAACCCCAAGTCCAAGCAACTCAAGTTCCACACTCAGACCGCGGGTTCGACGCTCACGGCTCAGCAGGTGGACAACAACATCGTCCGAGTCGCCTATCAGGCCCTCGCGGCGGTGCTGGGCGGCACCCAGAGCCTCCACACCAACGGGAAGGACGAGGCCCTCGCCCTGCCGACCGAGGACAGCGTGCGGACCGCCCTCCGGACCCAGCAGATTCTGGCCCACGAGTCGGGCGCGGCCGACACCATCGACCCCCTCGCCGGAAGCTACTACATCGAGAGTCTGACCGACGACGTGGAGGACGACGCCTTCGACTTGCTGGACACCGTGGACGAGAAGGGCGGCATGCTCCAAGCCATCGAGGACCAGTGGGTCCAGCGCCAGATTCAGGACATCGCCTACGAACGTCAGCGCGAAATCGAGGAGAAAGAGCGCGTCATCGTCGGCGTCAACGAGTTCGAGGTGGACGAGGAACCCGAAGTGGACATTCAGGAGGTCACCGAGGAGGAAGAACAGAAGCAAATCGACCACCTGAACGCGGTCAAAGACGACCGAGACGACGAGGAAGTCGAGGCCAAACTCGACGCGCTTCGGGAGGCCGCCGAGGGCGACGAGAACGTGATGCCCTACATCATCGACGCGGTGAAGGCCTACGCGACGGTCGGCGAAATCTGCGGCGTCTTCCGCGACACCTTCGGGGAGTACCGGCCCGGCGCGGCGGTGTAG